Proteins from a single region of Pseudomonas fulva:
- a CDS encoding transcriptional regulator, translated as MTTHQQTHNWDLVERMLHEVQTGAGQPFVPRRCAEELAEALQQAGKPIDNLDSLKAQADEYEATLLDGGFIAPRPEAEGGNGENFVLTPRGAQLLSMIDSTFPGEEHPREVLDRHGLAALTPEVFDGLAPRATLV; from the coding sequence ATGACGACTCACCAGCAAACCCATAACTGGGACCTTGTCGAGCGCATGCTCCACGAGGTGCAGACCGGCGCCGGCCAGCCATTCGTGCCACGCCGCTGCGCCGAGGAACTGGCAGAGGCGCTGCAACAGGCCGGCAAGCCGATCGACAACCTCGATTCGCTCAAGGCCCAGGCCGACGAATACGAGGCCACGCTGCTCGACGGCGGCTTCATCGCGCCGCGCCCCGAGGCTGAGGGCGGCAATGGCGAGAACTTCGTGCTCACCCCGCGCGGCGCGCAACTGCTGAGCATGATCGACAGCACCTTCCCGGGCGAGGAACACCCCCGTGAGGTGCTCGACCGCCATGGCCTGGCGGCGTTGACGCCTGAGGTGTTCGATGGGCTGGCGCCACGGGCGACGCTGGTCTGA
- a CDS encoding DUF485 domain-containing protein: MNDSIYQRIEQNPRFKELVAKRERFAWILSAIMLGIYVGFILLIAFVPGLLGTRISADSPITWGIPIGVGVILSAFVLTGIYVRRANGEFDNLNQAILDEVGK, from the coding sequence ATGAACGACAGCATCTACCAGCGGATCGAGCAAAATCCGCGCTTCAAGGAGCTTGTAGCCAAGCGCGAGCGATTCGCCTGGATACTCTCCGCCATCATGCTCGGCATCTATGTCGGCTTCATTCTGCTCATCGCTTTCGTGCCTGGCCTGCTCGGTACCCGCATCAGTGCCGACTCGCCGATCACCTGGGGCATTCCCATCGGTGTCGGCGTGATCCTGTCGGCCTTCGTGCTCACCGGTATCTATGTTCGTCGCGCCAATGGCGAGTTCGACAACCTGAACCAGGCCATCCTGGACGAGGTGGGCAAATGA
- a CDS encoding CvfB family protein, with amino-acid sequence MAVIGRMNSLQVVKHTDFGLYLDGGADGEILLPKRYIPKETPSEVDDWLNVFVYLDSEDKLIATTDKPRVQVGEFASLKVVDINRVGLFLDWGLPKDLLLPHSEEKRPLQIGDYCVVHVFVDKRSRRITATARLDRYLDKVPATYQAGEEVDLLVVEPTDMGFKAIINGKHWGLIHKNEVIGYMRGGIRQPGFIKEMRSDGKISLALQPVGQQVADSLGEQILQRLRDSGGVLELSDKSAPERISAMFRVSKGNFKKAIGGLYKQGLIRIHDERIELVK; translated from the coding sequence ATGGCTGTTATCGGACGTATGAATTCCTTGCAGGTCGTCAAGCACACCGACTTCGGTCTGTACCTGGACGGCGGAGCGGACGGCGAGATTCTGCTGCCCAAGCGCTATATCCCCAAGGAGACGCCGAGCGAGGTAGACGACTGGCTCAACGTGTTCGTCTACCTGGACAGCGAAGACAAGCTGATCGCCACCACCGACAAGCCCAGGGTGCAGGTCGGCGAATTCGCCAGCCTCAAGGTGGTCGACATCAACCGCGTGGGCCTGTTTCTCGACTGGGGCCTGCCCAAGGACCTGCTGCTGCCGCATTCGGAAGAAAAGCGCCCGCTGCAGATCGGCGATTACTGCGTGGTGCACGTGTTCGTCGACAAGCGCAGCCGCCGCATCACCGCCACCGCGCGCCTGGATCGCTATCTGGACAAGGTGCCGGCCACCTACCAGGCTGGCGAAGAGGTCGACCTGCTGGTGGTCGAGCCCACCGACATGGGCTTCAAGGCGATCATCAACGGCAAGCACTGGGGCCTGATCCACAAGAACGAAGTGATCGGCTACATGCGTGGCGGCATCCGCCAGCCGGGCTTCATCAAGGAAATGCGCAGCGACGGCAAGATCAGCCTCGCCCTGCAACCGGTCGGCCAGCAAGTCGCTGACAGCCTCGGGGAACAGATCCTGCAGCGCCTGCGTGACAGTGGCGGGGTGCTGGAACTGAGCGACAAGAGCGCGCCGGAGCGTATCAGCGCGATGTTCCGGGTCAGCAAGGGCAACTTCAAGAAAGCCATCGGCGGCCTGTACAAGCAGGGCCTGATCCGCATCCATGACGAGCGCATCGAACTGGTCAAGTAG
- a CDS encoding amidase, with translation MFEVTEVSIAELRAALEAGRTTAVELVEAYLARIDAYDGAETATRLNAVVVHNPDALKEAEASDARRARGETLSPLDGIPYTAKDSYLVKGLTAASGSPAFKDLLAQRDAFTIERLRAAGAICLGKTNMPPMANGGMQRGVYGRAESPYNADYLTAPFASGSSNGAGTATAASFCAFGLAEETWSSGRGPASNNGLCAYTPSRGVISVRGNWPLTPTMDVVVPFARTMADLLEILDAVVADDPDTRGDLWRLQPWVPIPKASEVRPASYLELAARPEALKGKRLGVPRMYINRDELAGTSEKPGIGGPTGQRIHTRASVIALWEQARAALENAGATVVEVDFPLVSNCEGDRPGAPTVFNRGLVSREFLHDELWELSGWAFDDFLRANGDPKLNRLADVDGPQIFPHDPGTLPNREDDLAAGMDEYVRMAERGLKAWDEIASVPDGLRGLEKTRQLDLEHWMDELGLDAVLFPTVADVGPADADVNPQSADIAWSNGVWVANGNLAIRHLGVPTVTVPMGVMADIGMPVGLTFAGRAYDDNALLHLASAFEATGNKRQIPPRTPPLKTR, from the coding sequence ATGTTCGAGGTAACCGAAGTCTCCATCGCCGAGCTGCGCGCCGCGCTCGAGGCCGGCCGCACTACCGCGGTCGAACTGGTCGAGGCCTACCTCGCGCGGATCGATGCCTACGATGGCGCCGAGACGGCCACCCGGCTCAACGCCGTGGTGGTGCATAACCCCGATGCCCTGAAAGAGGCCGAGGCTTCGGACGCCCGTCGCGCCCGTGGCGAAACCCTGAGCCCGCTGGACGGAATTCCCTACACCGCCAAGGACAGCTACCTGGTCAAGGGCCTGACCGCTGCTTCGGGCAGCCCGGCCTTCAAGGATCTGCTCGCCCAGCGCGACGCCTTCACCATCGAGCGCCTGCGCGCCGCCGGTGCCATCTGCCTGGGCAAGACCAATATGCCGCCGATGGCCAATGGCGGCATGCAGCGCGGCGTCTATGGCCGTGCCGAAAGCCCCTACAACGCCGATTACCTCACCGCGCCGTTCGCCTCCGGCTCCTCCAATGGCGCCGGCACCGCGACCGCCGCGAGCTTCTGCGCCTTTGGCCTGGCCGAGGAAACCTGGTCGAGCGGCCGTGGTCCGGCCTCCAATAACGGCCTGTGCGCCTACACGCCGTCGCGCGGGGTGATTTCGGTGCGCGGCAACTGGCCACTGACCCCGACCATGGACGTGGTCGTGCCCTTCGCCCGCACCATGGCGGACCTGCTGGAGATCCTCGACGCAGTCGTCGCCGACGATCCCGACACCCGTGGCGATCTGTGGCGCCTGCAGCCCTGGGTGCCGATCCCCAAGGCCAGCGAGGTACGCCCGGCGTCCTACCTGGAATTGGCCGCTAGGCCCGAAGCCCTGAAAGGCAAGCGCCTGGGCGTGCCGCGCATGTACATCAACAGGGACGAACTGGCCGGCACCAGCGAAAAGCCCGGCATCGGCGGCCCGACCGGGCAGCGCATCCATACCCGCGCCTCGGTGATCGCCCTGTGGGAGCAGGCGCGCGCTGCCCTGGAAAACGCCGGCGCCACGGTAGTCGAGGTGGATTTCCCGCTGGTGTCCAACTGCGAGGGCGACCGCCCCGGCGCGCCGACGGTGTTCAACCGCGGCCTGGTGTCCCGCGAGTTCCTGCATGACGAGCTGTGGGAACTGTCGGGCTGGGCCTTCGATGATTTCCTGCGCGCCAACGGCGACCCCAAGCTCAACCGCCTGGCCGACGTCGACGGCCCGCAGATCTTCCCCCACGACCCCGGCACCCTGCCCAACCGTGAAGACGACCTGGCCGCCGGCATGGACGAGTACGTGCGCATGGCCGAGCGCGGCCTCAAGGCCTGGGACGAAATCGCCAGCGTGCCGGACGGCCTGCGCGGCCTGGAGAAGACCCGCCAGCTCGACCTCGAACACTGGATGGACGAACTCGGGCTCGACGCCGTGCTGTTCCCCACCGTCGCCGACGTGGGCCCGGCCGACGCCGACGTCAACCCGCAATCCGCCGATATCGCCTGGAGCAACGGCGTCTGGGTCGCCAACGGCAACCTTGCCATTCGCCACCTCGGTGTGCCGACGGTTACCGTGCCCATGGGCGTGATGGCCGATATCGGCATGCCGGTCGGCCTGACCTTCGCCGGCCGTGCCTATGACGATAACGCGCTGCTGCACCTGGCCTCGGCCTTCGAAGCCACCGGCAACAAGCGGCAGATCCCGCCGCGCACGCCGCCCTTGAAGACCCGTTGA
- a CDS encoding AzlC family ABC transporter permease: MPAPQQRSLQTLDPALTWNGFRQFLPISAFVVLFGLAFGLAATQTGLSSATSLSMSALVFAGASQFAALDMWGTHIPLVPLALTVFAINARHLLMGATLYPWLSNLPPAKRYGVMLVASDANWAMSMQAFGTDKPGLGLLLGGGLALWLAWLIGTWLGIYFGSAIDDPVSFGLDMVMGCFLLAMVVGGQKNLRMLVIWAVAASASLLAYWYLPSNSHVVVGALAGGALGALWMEKQP, encoded by the coding sequence ATGCCTGCCCCACAACAACGGTCTCTGCAAACCCTCGACCCCGCACTTACCTGGAATGGCTTCCGCCAGTTTCTGCCCATCTCGGCCTTCGTGGTGCTGTTCGGGCTGGCATTCGGCCTGGCCGCCACGCAAACCGGGTTGAGCAGCGCAACCAGCCTGAGCATGAGTGCCCTGGTGTTCGCCGGCGCCTCGCAATTCGCCGCGCTGGACATGTGGGGCACGCACATTCCGCTGGTGCCCCTGGCGCTGACGGTCTTCGCCATCAATGCCCGCCACCTGCTGATGGGCGCCACCCTGTATCCCTGGCTCAGCAACCTGCCGCCGGCCAAGCGCTACGGGGTGATGCTGGTGGCGTCCGACGCCAACTGGGCCATGTCGATGCAGGCCTTCGGCACCGACAAGCCCGGGCTCGGCCTGTTGCTCGGCGGTGGCCTGGCGCTGTGGCTGGCCTGGCTGATCGGCACCTGGCTGGGCATCTATTTCGGTAGCGCCATCGACGACCCGGTGAGCTTCGGCCTCGACATGGTGATGGGCTGCTTTCTGCTGGCCATGGTGGTGGGCGGCCAGAAGAACCTGCGCATGCTGGTCATCTGGGCGGTCGCCGCCAGCGCATCGCTGCTGGCCTACTGGTACCTGCCCAGCAACAGCCACGTGGTGGTCGGCGCCCTGGCCGGCGGTGCCCTGGGCGCTCTGTGGATGGAGAAACAACCATGA
- a CDS encoding GGDEF domain-containing protein — protein MGRPFNRALARLRRDFQLSIITLMGFFGVLGISPYAIYRLSQGNYAVGIADTIIVLSTLFAMGYAWRTGDTRKPGLCLMVVASLCATLIVIKLGINGLFWIYPLILLNFFMVPPLLALLATVAVLVALVVYSRLIPGTVFENDYQMLSFIVTAMLSSTLSFIFAQRASYQRKQLQSWATRDALTGARNRRVMDQELKIAVANKRRHDISSAVLVIDMDHFKQVNDRFGHAVGDQVLVNFVELTNRCFRHEDRLFRFGGEEFLLLLCNTNEKGLRTAALQLQAQIAQHLTSPGGPVTVSMGGAVLYANERWQDWLQRADHQLYEAKRAGRNRIHIDTYQVAALA, from the coding sequence ATGGGCAGACCGTTCAATCGTGCTCTTGCGCGGCTGCGCAGGGACTTTCAGCTCTCCATCATTACCCTGATGGGGTTCTTCGGGGTACTCGGTATCTCGCCTTACGCCATCTATCGCCTGTCGCAAGGCAACTACGCGGTCGGTATCGCCGACACCATCATCGTGCTGTCGACCCTCTTCGCCATGGGCTACGCCTGGCGAACCGGCGACACGCGCAAGCCGGGGCTCTGCCTGATGGTCGTCGCCTCCCTGTGCGCCACGCTGATCGTCATCAAGCTGGGCATCAACGGCCTGTTCTGGATCTATCCGCTGATCCTTCTCAACTTCTTCATGGTGCCGCCGCTGCTGGCATTGCTGGCGACCGTCGCGGTGCTGGTCGCGCTGGTGGTCTACTCGAGGTTGATACCGGGTACGGTATTCGAAAACGATTACCAGATGCTGTCGTTCATCGTCACCGCGATGCTCTCCAGTACCCTCAGTTTCATCTTCGCCCAGCGCGCGAGCTACCAGCGCAAGCAACTGCAGTCCTGGGCCACCCGCGACGCGCTGACCGGCGCCCGCAATCGCCGGGTGATGGATCAGGAGTTGAAGATCGCCGTGGCGAACAAGCGCCGGCACGACATCAGCAGCGCCGTACTGGTCATAGACATGGATCACTTCAAGCAGGTCAACGATCGCTTCGGTCATGCGGTGGGCGATCAGGTGCTGGTGAATTTCGTCGAGCTGACCAATCGCTGCTTCCGCCACGAAGACCGGCTGTTCCGCTTTGGCGGTGAAGAGTTCCTGTTGCTGCTGTGCAATACCAACGAAAAGGGCCTGCGCACGGCCGCTCTGCAGTTGCAGGCGCAGATCGCCCAGCATCTGACCAGCCCGGGCGGACCGGTGACGGTGTCCATGGGCGGCGCCGTGCTGTACGCCAACGAGCGCTGGCAGGACTGGCTGCAGCGCGCCGATCACCAGCTTTATGAAGCCAAGCGCGCCGGACGCAACCGCATCCATATCGACACCTACCAGGTGGCCGCACTGGCCTAG
- a CDS encoding LTA synthase family protein, whose amino-acid sequence MRSLSPWLQRPTSALLVLVMLFIALPLLGRYSLGWSHPFGYLSDLAIGSLLLWLALRRRLFLGIPLPVAWVVFNLGTVELVSAVGRMPELADLHYLTDPQFLSHSTQGGGLTHPWLAGALILAALAFFVVLAARPPARKPSVAWLLAPLALFAAHAVYQYRSPSEADQWVQFNLPHKWLAEGLSLAQLEVEDWMSRGQPNSPPDVTGLTRLDMDGTPLLGPGRARNVLIVTLEGIPGAYIDASRRAIGSHYQADLMPRLSAWAERGMLTSDYVLHAHQTIRGLYAMLCGDYDKLASGTPKGLELLGNAERAAQCLPAQLRDNGFSTHFLQGAGLRFMAKDQIMPRMGFDKTLGRDWFRNTPYLDFAWGMDDRAYFEGALSYVDGLRKHKTPWMLTLLTVGTHQPYSAPADYLERHDSAKQAAIAYLDDAIGDFLDGLHQRGVLDDTLVVVTSDESHGIENVRLASAWGFNLMLAPEQAQLPSLKSGVYGHIDLTASILDYLALPLPANIAGRSMLRDYPHGRQIISYTNGLLREHDGQGTLTECNFQQVCRRYASPGFIAEHAEYLGRVSGKPARQVSLRAELLDRSLTDGQDNQVLQFASNERIRLRTTPGDDWADNLIGAQYLELPKGTQTRVTLKINALSMSEAGATLRLKTKEFDRDVLINVPPIPRLKKGRPVELSFAFDNLDTRKAFSFHLIGEGQGAIEIADFRVETHPIETEMLAAKVEEEPEELTQ is encoded by the coding sequence GTGCGTTCTCTCAGCCCCTGGCTGCAGCGGCCGACCAGCGCCCTGCTGGTACTGGTCATGCTGTTCATTGCATTGCCGTTACTTGGCCGCTATTCACTGGGCTGGTCGCACCCGTTCGGTTACCTCTCCGACCTGGCAATTGGCAGCCTGCTGCTGTGGCTGGCACTGCGTCGTCGCCTGTTCTTGGGCATTCCTCTGCCAGTGGCCTGGGTGGTCTTCAACCTGGGCACCGTCGAGCTGGTCAGCGCCGTAGGCCGCATGCCGGAACTGGCGGACCTGCATTACCTGACCGACCCTCAGTTCCTCAGCCACTCGACCCAAGGCGGCGGGCTGACCCATCCCTGGCTGGCCGGCGCGTTGATCCTGGCCGCACTGGCGTTCTTCGTCGTGCTCGCCGCGCGCCCGCCGGCGCGCAAACCGTCGGTTGCCTGGCTGCTGGCCCCCCTGGCGTTGTTCGCCGCCCACGCCGTCTACCAGTACCGCAGCCCCAGCGAAGCGGACCAGTGGGTGCAGTTCAACCTGCCCCATAAATGGCTGGCCGAAGGGCTCAGCCTCGCCCAGCTGGAGGTCGAGGACTGGATGAGCCGCGGCCAGCCCAACAGCCCACCGGATGTCACCGGCCTGACCCGCCTGGACATGGACGGCACGCCGCTGCTGGGGCCAGGCCGTGCCCGCAACGTGCTGATCGTTACCCTGGAAGGCATTCCCGGCGCCTATATCGACGCCAGCCGTCGGGCCATCGGCAGCCATTACCAGGCTGACCTGATGCCGCGCCTGAGCGCCTGGGCCGAGCGCGGCATGCTCACCAGCGACTACGTGCTGCACGCCCACCAGACCATTCGTGGCCTGTACGCGATGCTCTGCGGCGACTACGACAAGCTGGCCTCGGGAACGCCCAAGGGCCTCGAGCTGCTGGGCAATGCCGAGCGCGCCGCCCAGTGCCTGCCGGCCCAGTTGCGCGACAACGGCTTCAGCACCCACTTTCTGCAGGGCGCCGGGCTGCGTTTCATGGCCAAGGACCAGATCATGCCGCGCATGGGTTTCGACAAGACCCTGGGCCGCGACTGGTTCCGCAACACGCCGTACCTCGACTTCGCCTGGGGCATGGACGACCGCGCCTATTTCGAAGGCGCCCTGAGCTACGTCGATGGCCTGCGCAAGCACAAGACCCCGTGGATGCTGACCCTGCTGACCGTCGGCACCCACCAGCCCTATTCCGCGCCGGCCGATTACCTGGAGCGCCATGACAGCGCCAAGCAGGCCGCCATCGCCTACCTCGACGATGCCATTGGCGACTTCCTCGACGGCCTGCACCAGCGCGGCGTGCTCGACGACACCCTGGTGGTGGTGACCTCCGACGAATCCCACGGTATCGAGAACGTGCGCCTGGCGTCGGCCTGGGGTTTCAATCTCATGCTGGCGCCCGAGCAGGCGCAGTTGCCGTCGCTCAAGAGTGGCGTCTACGGGCACATCGACCTGACCGCCTCGATTCTCGACTACCTGGCCCTGCCGCTGCCGGCGAACATCGCCGGGCGCTCGATGCTGCGTGACTACCCCCATGGCCGCCAGATCATCTCCTATACCAATGGCCTGCTGCGCGAGCACGACGGCCAGGGCACGCTGACCGAATGCAACTTCCAGCAGGTCTGCCGGCGCTACGCCAGCCCGGGGTTCATCGCCGAGCACGCCGAGTACCTGGGCCGGGTCAGCGGCAAGCCGGCGCGCCAGGTGAGCCTGCGTGCCGAGCTGCTGGATCGCTCGTTGACCGATGGCCAGGACAACCAGGTGCTGCAGTTCGCCAGCAACGAGCGCATTCGCCTGCGCACCACACCGGGCGATGACTGGGCCGACAACCTGATCGGCGCCCAGTACCTGGAACTGCCCAAGGGCACCCAGACCCGCGTGACCCTGAAGATCAACGCGCTGAGCATGAGCGAAGCCGGTGCCACCCTGCGTCTGAAGACCAAGGAATTCGACCGGGACGTGCTGATCAACGTCCCGCCGATACCGCGCTTGAAGAAGGGCCGGCCGGTGGAGCTGAGCTTCGCCTTCGACAACCTGGATACCCGCAAGGCGTTCTCCTTCCACCTGATCGGCGAAGGCCAGGGGGCCATCGAAATCGCCGATTTCCGCGTCGAGACGCACCCGATCGAGACCGAGATGCTGGCTGCCAAGGTCGAGGAAGAACCCGAGGAACTGACCCAGTGA
- a CDS encoding cation acetate symporter produces MIGRILGALALMAMAPALWADALTGDVQRQAVNTPAILMFLAFVGGTLCITYWASKRSKSTSDFYTAGGGITGFQNGLAIAGDYMSAASFLGISALVFTSGYDGLIYSIGFLVGWPVILFLIAERLRNLGKYTFADVASYRLKQKEIRTLSASGSLVVVAFYLIAQMVGAGKLIELLFGLQYHVAVVLVGILMVMYVLFGGMLATTWVQIIKAVLLLSGASFMALMVMKHVGFNFATLFSEAIKVHANGEAIMSPGGLVKDPISAISLGLALMFGTAGLPHILMRFFTVSDAKEARKSVFYATGFIGYFYILTFIIGFGAILLVSTNPVFKDATGALLGGNNMAAVHLANAVGGSIFLGFISAVAFATILAVVAGLTLAGASAVSHDLYASVFKKGNVNEKDELRVSKITTVCLGVLAIGLGILFEKQNIAFMVGLAFSIAASCNFPVLFLSMYWKNLTTRGAMIGGWLGLITAVVLMVLGPTIWVTVLGHAQAIFPYEYPALFSIIVAFVGIWFFSITDKSEAAAEERALFLPQFVRSHTGLGASGASAH; encoded by the coding sequence ATGATCGGCCGTATCCTTGGCGCCCTGGCCCTGATGGCCATGGCACCGGCCCTGTGGGCCGACGCGCTGACCGGTGACGTGCAACGTCAGGCGGTCAACACCCCTGCCATCCTGATGTTCCTGGCCTTCGTCGGTGGCACCCTGTGCATCACCTACTGGGCCTCGAAGCGCAGCAAATCAACGTCGGACTTCTACACCGCAGGGGGCGGCATCACCGGCTTCCAGAACGGCCTGGCGATCGCTGGCGACTACATGTCGGCCGCCTCCTTCCTGGGTATTTCCGCCCTGGTGTTCACCTCGGGCTACGACGGCCTGATCTACTCGATCGGCTTTCTGGTCGGCTGGCCGGTGATCCTCTTCCTGATCGCCGAGCGCCTGCGCAACCTGGGTAAATACACCTTTGCCGACGTGGCGTCCTACCGCCTCAAGCAGAAGGAAATCCGCACCCTGTCGGCCAGCGGCTCGCTGGTGGTGGTGGCCTTCTACCTGATCGCGCAGATGGTCGGTGCCGGCAAGCTGATCGAATTGCTGTTCGGCCTGCAGTACCACGTGGCGGTCGTACTGGTCGGCATCCTGATGGTGATGTACGTGCTGTTCGGCGGCATGCTGGCCACCACCTGGGTGCAGATCATCAAGGCGGTGCTGCTGCTTTCCGGTGCGTCGTTCATGGCGCTGATGGTGATGAAGCACGTCGGCTTCAACTTCGCCACGCTGTTCTCCGAAGCCATCAAGGTCCACGCCAACGGCGAAGCGATCATGAGCCCGGGCGGCCTGGTCAAGGACCCGATTTCCGCGATCTCCCTGGGCCTGGCACTGATGTTCGGTACTGCCGGCCTGCCGCACATCCTGATGCGCTTCTTCACCGTGAGCGATGCCAAGGAAGCCCGCAAGTCGGTGTTCTACGCCACCGGTTTCATCGGCTACTTCTACATCCTGACCTTTATCATCGGCTTCGGCGCGATCCTGCTGGTCAGCACCAACCCGGTCTTCAAGGACGCCACCGGCGCGCTGCTCGGCGGCAACAACATGGCGGCGGTGCACCTGGCCAATGCCGTGGGCGGCAGCATTTTCCTGGGCTTCATCTCGGCCGTGGCCTTCGCCACCATCCTCGCGGTGGTTGCCGGCCTGACCCTGGCGGGCGCATCGGCGGTTTCCCACGACCTGTACGCCAGCGTGTTCAAGAAGGGCAACGTCAACGAAAAGGACGAGCTGCGCGTTTCGAAGATCACCACCGTGTGCCTGGGGGTGCTGGCCATCGGCCTGGGTATTCTCTTCGAGAAACAGAACATCGCGTTCATGGTGGGCTTGGCGTTCTCCATCGCGGCGAGCTGTAACTTCCCGGTGCTGTTCCTTTCCATGTACTGGAAAAACCTGACCACCCGGGGCGCCATGATCGGCGGCTGGCTGGGCCTGATCACCGCGGTGGTGCTGATGGTGCTCGGCCCGACCATCTGGGTCACCGTGCTCGGCCACGCGCAGGCGATCTTCCCGTACGAGTATCCGGCGCTGTTCTCGATCATCGTGGCGTTCGTCGGTATCTGGTTCTTCTCGATCACCGACAAGTCCGAAGCGGCTGCAGAGGAACGTGCGCTGTTCCTGCCGCAGTTCGTGCGTTCGCACACCGGCCTGGGAGCCAGCGGCGCCTCGGCCCACTGA
- a CDS encoding AzlD family protein, producing MMLETAGSGALIVVAVMAVVTLATRWGGVFVMSFVPINLRTQQFISAMSGSVLVALLAPLALEGDAGARLALLSTAIVMLLVRKPLAAIAAGILVAALVRHLV from the coding sequence ATGATGCTCGAAACGGCCGGCTCCGGCGCTCTGATCGTGGTGGCCGTGATGGCCGTGGTCACCCTGGCCACCCGCTGGGGTGGCGTGTTCGTGATGTCATTCGTGCCGATCAACCTGAGAACCCAGCAGTTCATCAGCGCCATGTCCGGCTCGGTGCTGGTGGCCCTGCTCGCCCCCCTGGCGCTCGAAGGCGACGCAGGCGCCAGGCTGGCGCTGCTGAGCACCGCCATCGTCATGCTGCTGGTCAGGAAACCGCTTGCCGCCATTGCCGCGGGCATACTGGTCGCGGCCCTGGTTCGCCACCTGGTGTGA
- a CDS encoding flavin reductase family protein, which produces MHDPIKPVSLDKAYRLLSHGPTVLVSARHDGVDGVMAAAWACALDFDPPKLTVVLDKITATRVLVERSGQFVIQVPTAAQLELTYQVGSRSLNEEPGKLAASGVELFSLGDMDLPFVAGCSAWLACRLIDEPHNQQAYDLFIGEVTAAWADDRVFRDGRWHFEDADPAWRSLHHVAGGHFYAIGEALTRK; this is translated from the coding sequence ATGCACGATCCGATCAAGCCCGTGAGCCTGGACAAGGCCTACCGACTGCTCAGCCATGGCCCGACGGTACTGGTATCCGCCCGTCATGATGGCGTCGACGGGGTGATGGCCGCCGCCTGGGCCTGCGCCCTGGATTTCGATCCGCCCAAGCTGACCGTGGTGCTCGACAAGATCACCGCCACCCGCGTGCTGGTCGAGCGCAGCGGGCAGTTCGTCATCCAGGTGCCCACTGCCGCGCAGCTGGAGCTGACCTATCAGGTCGGCTCGCGCAGTCTCAACGAGGAACCGGGCAAGCTGGCCGCCAGCGGCGTCGAACTGTTTTCGCTCGGGGACATGGATCTGCCGTTCGTGGCCGGCTGTTCGGCATGGCTGGCCTGCCGGCTGATCGACGAGCCGCACAACCAGCAGGCGTACGACCTGTTTATCGGCGAGGTCACCGCAGCCTGGGCCGACGACCGGGTGTTTCGCGACGGGCGCTGGCATTTCGAGGACGCCGATCCGGCCTGGCGCAGCCTTCACCATGTCGCCGGCGGTCACTTTTATGCCATCGGCGAGGCGCTGACCCGCAAATGA